The following are encoded in a window of Sesamum indicum cultivar Zhongzhi No. 13 unplaced genomic scaffold, S_indicum_v1.0 scaffold00244, whole genome shotgun sequence genomic DNA:
- the LOC105179940 gene encoding methionine gamma-lyase-like: protein MADGNVNLSTIKRSGSDDQFASSAAKKHQINKAPPHVEDPAAALANIRHEFGEHGGVNMSIEASATFTVMEPDTLRRMFAGELGPDRDFFIYSRHFNPTVLNLGRLMAALEGTEAAYCTASGMSAISSVLLQLCSAGDHVVAARTLYGGTHALLTHFLPRACNITASFVDIRDHEMVKREIVEGRTKVLYFESMSNPTLTVANVPELCRIAHEKGVKVVVDNTFAPMVVSPARLGADVVIHSISKYISGGADIIAGAVCGPASLLNSMMDLHQGALMLLGPTMNPKVAFELSERLPHLGLRMKEHCHRALTFATRMKELGLKVVYPGLEDHPDHEVLKSIANKDYGHGGIICVDMETEERANRLMNLLQNCTQFGLMAVSLGYYETLMSCSGSSTSSEMNDEEKELAGISPGLVRMSIGYNGTLEQKWGQFENALSKMQEHKL from the exons ATGGCGGACGGAAACGTTAACCTGTCGACCATCAAGAGGTCAGGCTCCGATGACCAATTTGCCTCCTCCGCGGCCAAGAAGCACCAAATCAACAAGGCGCCTCCCCACGTGGAGGATCCCGCGGCGGCTCTAGCCAATATCCGCCACGAGTTCGGAGAGCATGGAGGCGTCAACATGTCAATTGAGGCCTCCGCCACCTTCACCGTAATGGAGCCCGACACCCTACGGCGGATGTTCGCCGGGGAACTCGGCCCCGACAGAGATTTCTTCATTTACAGCCGACACTTCAACCCCACCGTGCTCAACCTGGGCCGGCTCATGGCCGCCCTGGAGGGAACGGAGGCCGCCTACTGCACGGCCTCCGGCATGTCCGCCATCTCCTCCGTCCTCCTCCAGCTATGCTCAGCCGGCGACCACGTGGTCGCCGCGCGGACCCTCTACGGCGGAACCCACGCGCTGCTGACGCATTTCCTCCCCAGGGCTTGCAACATAACGGCGTCATTCGTGGACATCAGGGACCACGAGATGGTGAAGAGGGAAATCGTGGAGGGGAGGACGAAGGTGCTGTACTTCGAGTCGATGTCGAATCCGACGCTGACGGTGGCGAACGTGCCGGAGCTGTGCAGGATAGCGCACGAGAAGGGGGTGAAGGTGGTGGTTGACAACACTTTTGCGCCGATGGTGGTGTCGCCGGCAAGGCTGGGGGCGGACGTCGTGATCCACAGCATTTCCAAGTACATCAGCGGTGGGGCCGACATCATCGCAG GTGCTGTTTGTGGGCCGGCCAGCCTCCTGAACTCAATGATGGATCTTCATCAAGGGGCTCTCATGCTGCTCGGCCCCACGATGAACCCGAAGGTGGCATTTGAACTATCAGAGAGGCTGCCACACTTGGGCCTGAGGATGAAAGAGCATTGCCACCGAGCCTTGACCTTCGCTACGAGGATGAAGGAACTCGGGCTGAAAGTTGTCTATCCGGGCCTGGAAGATCATCCGGATCATGAAGTTCTCAAGTCCATAGCAAATAAGGACTACGGTCACGGTGGAATTATTTGCGTGGACATGGAGACTGAGGAGCGGGCCAACCGGTTGATGAATCTTTTGCAGAACTGCACTCAGTTCGGGCTCATGGCCGTTAGCTTGGGCTATTATGAGACGTTGATGTCGTGCTCTGGTAGTAGCACGAGCAGCGAAATGAATGATGAAGAGAAAGAGTTGGCGGGCATCTCTCCGGGGCTGGTGAGGATGTCGATTGGTTATAATGGTACTTTGGAGCAGAAATGGGGCCAATTTGAGAATGCACTAAGTAAAATGCAGGAGCATAAGCTGTAA